The following are encoded together in the Pleurocapsa sp. FMAR1 genome:
- a CDS encoding inositol-3-phosphate synthase, with protein MVGSVKIAIVGVGNCASSLIQGIEYYRGKKEAEAIGLMHWEIGGYKPYDLQVVAAFDIDQRKVGKDVAEAIFAPPNCTTVFCENVPKTAVTVEMGAVLDGVADHMNGADEKYTFVIGDRPEQSKADVVNSLKQSEAEVLVNYLPVGSQEAVEFYAECALDAGVGFVNCIPVFIASNPLWADKFKHHNIPIIGDDIKSQFGATISHRTLVDLCKKRGVKIERTYQLNTGGNTDFRNMLDRSRLDSKKESKTEAVQGVIAKRLEDENIHVGPSDYVPWQKDNKVAFIRIEGKLFGDVPMNLEMRLSVEDSPNSAGVVIDAIRCCKLGLDRGIGGVLTPPSAYFMKHPPQQFTDDEAYQMTEAFINEH; from the coding sequence ATGGTGGGGAGCGTAAAAATTGCAATTGTCGGTGTAGGGAACTGTGCTAGTTCACTTATCCAAGGAATTGAATATTATCGAGGCAAAAAAGAGGCTGAGGCGATCGGCTTAATGCACTGGGAGATCGGTGGCTACAAGCCTTACGATCTTCAGGTAGTTGCTGCTTTTGATATTGACCAACGAAAAGTAGGAAAAGATGTTGCTGAGGCAATTTTTGCTCCTCCCAACTGTACAACTGTTTTTTGTGAAAACGTCCCCAAAACGGCAGTTACAGTGGAAATGGGAGCAGTGTTAGACGGTGTGGCAGACCACATGAACGGTGCTGATGAGAAATACACTTTTGTGATCGGAGATCGCCCAGAACAGTCAAAAGCAGATGTAGTCAACAGTCTCAAACAGTCTGAAGCAGAAGTTTTGGTTAACTATCTTCCTGTTGGTTCACAAGAGGCTGTAGAGTTTTATGCTGAATGTGCTTTGGATGCAGGAGTAGGCTTTGTTAACTGTATTCCTGTATTTATTGCCAGCAATCCATTATGGGCAGATAAATTTAAGCATCACAATATTCCGATTATTGGCGATGATATTAAATCTCAGTTTGGCGCAACTATTAGCCATCGTACTTTAGTCGATCTTTGTAAAAAGCGCGGAGTTAAGATTGAGCGTACCTATCAGCTAAATACTGGCGGTAATACAGACTTTCGCAATATGCTTGATCGCTCTCGCTTAGATTCTAAAAAGGAGTCTAAGACTGAAGCTGTACAGGGAGTAATTGCCAAACGCCTAGAAGATGAAAATATTCATGTTGGGCCCAGTGACTATGTACCCTGGCAAAAAGATAATAAAGTAGCGTTTATCCGCATTGAAGGTAAACTATTTGGCGATGTGCCAATGAACCTGGAGATGAGACTTTCCGTAGAAGATTCTCCTAATTCGGCAGGGGTTGTCATCGATGCTATTCGTTGCTGTAAATTAGGCTTAGATCGAGGTATTGGTGGCGTTTTAACTCCTCCTTCTGCCTATTTTATGAAGCATCCCCCTCAACAGTTTACCGATGACGAAGCCTATCAAATGACTGAAGCTTTTATCAATGAACATTAA
- a CDS encoding WecB/TagA/CpsF family glycosyltransferase, translating into MDIVDFLNVSIHNITTAELLQDLNINGGVVVTPNVDHLVKIQSDRELLKAYYHADYRVCDSKVMQYISLLLGSPIKEKISGSDLFPAFYEYNKDNEDVRIFLLGAKEGIAQQALFNINQKVGREIVVAAHSPSFGFEQDEKECQAIIERINHSDATVLAVGVGAPKQEKWIAKYRDQLPKIKIFLAIGATIDFEAGNVKRSPKIMSEMGLEWLYRLSSEPNRLWKRYLVDSLPLFYLVGKQRFNQYRFSPQLQTENLPLGELLLQAGLLSPQSIRQTLKLQQQYANYRFGEILIQEGYLPSKTVGFFVNELPTLVHSHSKLRLGDYLNNAGLLLPEQINHTLQQQSLTNRKFGEIITQKGWVNPRTLDWFVNLQHG; encoded by the coding sequence ATGGATATAGTTGATTTTTTAAATGTATCGATTCACAACATCACTACTGCTGAGTTGTTACAAGATCTGAATATTAACGGTGGGGTTGTAGTGACTCCTAACGTCGATCATTTAGTTAAGATACAAAGCGATCGCGAATTGCTCAAGGCTTATTATCATGCAGATTATCGAGTTTGTGATAGCAAAGTTATGCAATATATTTCTTTGTTATTAGGTAGTCCAATCAAAGAAAAAATTTCGGGTTCTGATTTATTTCCCGCCTTTTATGAATACAACAAAGATAACGAAGATGTTCGCATATTTCTTTTAGGTGCCAAAGAAGGAATTGCTCAACAAGCATTATTTAATATTAATCAAAAAGTGGGCAGAGAAATAGTAGTAGCCGCTCATTCTCCTTCTTTCGGCTTTGAACAAGATGAAAAGGAATGCCAAGCTATTATTGAACGGATTAATCATTCTGATGCCACCGTTTTAGCCGTGGGAGTTGGCGCACCCAAACAAGAAAAATGGATTGCTAAGTACCGAGATCAATTGCCTAAAATAAAAATATTTCTGGCTATTGGCGCAACCATTGACTTTGAAGCAGGAAATGTCAAGCGATCGCCTAAAATAATGAGCGAGATGGGTTTAGAATGGCTATATCGCCTTTCTAGCGAACCCAACCGCCTCTGGAAAAGATATTTAGTTGATAGTCTACCTTTATTCTACCTAGTAGGAAAACAACGATTTAATCAATATAGATTTTCGCCTCAACTGCAAACGGAAAATTTGCCTTTAGGAGAACTTCTACTCCAGGCTGGTTTGTTATCTCCCCAAAGTATTAGACAGACTCTAAAACTTCAACAACAATACGCAAATTATCGCTTTGGCGAAATTTTAATTCAAGAAGGTTATCTTCCTTCAAAAACAGTTGGCTTTTTTGTAAATGAGCTACCAACGCTAGTTCACTCCCACAGTAAACTGCGTTTAGGAGACTATTTAAACAATGCAGGACTTCTTTTACCCGAACAAATTAACCATACTTTACAGCAGCAATCTTTAACTAATCGCAAATTTGGGGAAATCATCACTCAAAAAGGCTGGGTTAATCCTCGAACTCTTGATTGGTTTGTCAATTTACAGCATGGGTAA
- a CDS encoding fatty acyl-AMP ligase, whose translation MVINSTIVDVLLNRSVHQPKQTAYTFLADGEKESGSCTYQELDTQAKAIAVQLLSKVKPGDRALLVYPYTAGLEFIASFLGCLYAGVIAVTDYPRQHIKSLSQYQDRIDNCQAGIILTTQEFADRVKGQLVAHPGMALKLKALPWIASDKVDLNLASGWQKPNINGDTLAFLQYTSGSTGDPKGVMVTHGNVLHNSEVIYQSFGHHDRTKILMWLPMFHDMGLIGGVMQPLYTGLPAVLMSPIALAQKPFLWLQALSKYQITTSGGPNFAYDLLCQKITDEQRASLDLSHWQVAFTGAEPVRAETIAKFAELYKPCGFKPEAFYPCYGMAEATLFITGGNAAERPKVTYLDKTALTKDKVVTVTPDYPNSKAVVSCGHTWLGDEIIIVNTETKTECKNNQVGEIWVTGAGIGKGYWQKPEQTAATFQATLANKPNKTYLRTGDLGFIKDEELYITGRIKEMMILWGRNHYPQHIEETVETCHPALRANHGAAFSVEVGGEEQLVIAQEINRADLRNLNAEEVIGAIRLAVGEQNLANVFAVSLLKTGSIPKTSSGKIQRRTCQSMFLDGSLNTVAQWQQSKIADTDITDLAGQFFSD comes from the coding sequence ATGGTAATCAATTCCACCATAGTAGATGTTCTACTTAATAGATCGGTACACCAACCCAAGCAAACCGCCTATACATTTTTAGCCGATGGAGAGAAAGAATCGGGTAGTTGTACTTACCAAGAATTAGATACCCAGGCAAAGGCGATCGCTGTTCAACTCCTCTCTAAAGTCAAACCAGGCGATCGAGCTTTGTTAGTCTATCCCTACACTGCTGGTTTAGAATTTATCGCTAGTTTTTTGGGTTGTCTCTATGCTGGAGTGATTGCCGTTACTGACTATCCCCGACAACATATTAAATCTCTTAGCCAGTATCAAGATCGGATCGACAATTGTCAAGCTGGAATTATTTTAACCACCCAAGAATTTGCCGATCGCGTCAAAGGACAGTTAGTTGCTCATCCTGGCATGGCATTAAAGCTAAAGGCTTTACCCTGGATTGCTAGCGATAAAGTTGATTTGAATTTAGCATCTGGGTGGCAAAAACCAAATATCAACGGCGATACCTTAGCTTTTTTACAATACACTTCTGGTTCAACAGGAGATCCTAAAGGCGTGATGGTGACTCATGGCAACGTACTGCACAATTCAGAGGTTATTTATCAGTCTTTTGGACACCATGATCGCACTAAAATTTTGATGTGGTTACCGATGTTTCATGACATGGGTTTAATCGGTGGCGTGATGCAGCCTTTGTATACAGGTTTACCCGCCGTGCTAATGTCTCCTATTGCTCTGGCACAAAAGCCTTTTCTTTGGCTACAGGCGTTGTCTAAATACCAGATTACTACCAGTGGGGGTCCAAATTTTGCCTATGACTTATTGTGTCAAAAAATTACTGATGAGCAGCGAGCTAGTCTAGATCTTAGTCATTGGCAGGTAGCTTTTACTGGTGCTGAACCTGTAAGGGCAGAGACTATCGCCAAATTTGCTGAACTATACAAACCCTGCGGTTTTAAACCTGAAGCCTTTTATCCCTGTTATGGCATGGCTGAAGCCACATTATTTATCACGGGTGGTAATGCAGCAGAACGTCCTAAAGTTACTTACCTAGATAAAACAGCCCTAACTAAAGACAAAGTTGTCACCGTAACGCCAGATTATCCTAACTCAAAAGCCGTAGTTAGCTGTGGTCATACTTGGCTAGGGGATGAAATTATTATTGTTAATACCGAAACAAAAACTGAGTGTAAAAATAATCAGGTAGGGGAAATTTGGGTAACGGGGGCAGGAATTGGCAAAGGATATTGGCAAAAACCAGAACAAACAGCAGCGACTTTTCAAGCAACATTAGCTAACAAACCAAATAAAACCTACCTTCGCACAGGAGATCTTGGCTTTATAAAAGACGAGGAACTATATATCACTGGACGCATCAAAGAAATGATGATTCTTTGGGGACGTAATCATTATCCCCAACACATCGAAGAAACAGTAGAGACTTGTCATCCTGCCTTACGTGCTAATCATGGTGCAGCCTTTAGTGTGGAAGTTGGCGGGGAAGAACAATTAGTAATTGCCCAGGAAATAAATCGTGCTGACTTACGAAATCTTAATGCTGAAGAAGTCATCGGCGCAATTCGTCTGGCAGTGGGCGAACAAAACCTGGCTAATGTCTTTGCCGTGTCTTTACTTAAAACAGGCAGCATTCCTAAAACCTCTAGCGGTAAAATACAGCGTCGCACCTGTCAAAGTATGTTCCTTGACGGCAGCTTAAATACAGTAGCGCAGTGGCAACAGTCAAAAATAGCCGATACTGATATTACAGATTTAGCAGGACAATTTTTTAGCGATTAA